The region agaactgtcaagataaaaaacactggtgacaacttatgctggagaggatgtggggaaaagggaacacttctgcattgctggtgggaatgcaagctggtacagcccctttggatgtcagtgtggtgatttctcagaaaattaggaaacaaccttcctcaagattcagcaataccacttttgggtatataaccaaaggatgcccaattgttccacaaggacatgtgctcaactatgttcatagcagcatcgtttgtcatagccagaacctggaaacaacctaaatgccccttgactgaagaatgaataaggaaaatgtggtatatttacataatggagtactacacagaagaaaaatatgacgtcttgaattttgcagaaaaatagttggagcttgaaaacattattttgagtgagacaacccagacagaaagacaattatcacatgtattcactcataagtggtttttaaacataaagcaaagaaaaccagcctccaaatcacaaccccaaagaacaTAGATAACAAGGAGGACACCAAGAGACTTACATACATCTTATccacatggaaagtagaaaaagataagatctcctgagtaaattgggagaatggggacatTGGGGGAACAttaaagagggaggggagaggcagggaggggagcagagagaaaaatgtagatctcaataaaaaacgattaaaaagaacaaaaaagaatttgCATTAAGGCCCATCTGTATACTCAATTTTACTTGAataatttttgttaaaatgtGAACCTGGAagccatttaatattttcttatcttcagtatttatatatatttgtattctaAATGCAGTATAGTAAAGATGATTGTATATGCTATTGGCTAATAAAAATGATACTTTGAAATTTGAGGTTCAACTTCTGTACTCCCTGACTTATCAAAATATAACAGTTTCTTATAGTCTCTTTTAATGTATGCATTCTatgccattaaaatattttatctgagctcaaaaagaaagagattctGGTAACCTGGCTAAAcattagtctttttaaaaatgttcagatGTGAGGTTAAGATCAAGAAACTTTGATCTAAAGGTTTGTTGAGGTTGTAAAGATACCCAATAGCTTCAGAATGTTTTAAAACCAAATCTTGTAGTTTAAAGCTGTTTCAGCGTTGGAGAACTAACAGCCTGCTAGGGAATGTACCATGGCTTTCTAATGCAGCATGATTTGTTTGGACAATGTCTAATTCAGTATTATGCCCTATAAATCCATTACCCAGAAACTCACTATAATGAAGGACACATGGTAAAATAGTAAGTTATTAAtttgactttaattttaataGGCCAcacttcatatttatatttattagagaagatcattgttttatttaatctttccaATTTCATAGAtgcacataatatattctgatcatacaCAGCCTGAACTAGCTGCTTCCAACTCCTCCTGGAGCCATCTCATCATGTCACCTTCTAAACACGACGCCTTTTCTTTAATAACCCACTGAAACCAAGTCATGAGCCCTATGCACTAAAGCATCAACAACCTCCCAGGGGacacatcccccccccaaaaaaaacttgtTCTTCCTCTTCATCAGACTTAAGTGTCAATACCTTATAAGTTCTCCTCCTCCATGCTGAAATGTTTACTAGCTTGATTGGTGTAGATTTTATGCAGGCAACTATAGTTGCTTTGAGTTTTTGAAAGCAATAGTCACATCCTGTCTAGAAAGCAATATTTTACACTATTTTTCTTTGACCTCTGACTTTTACTAACTTTCTGTTATCTGAACATTAATTTTTGTCCCTCTGCATCTTGAAGAATTAAATACTGAATTTATGTGTTTTCATATTGTAATGTCAGCAAAGGGACttttatgtgtttgcttttttgacagaaagagaaaaagctaaAAGTCACAACTTATCTCATGGACTTAGTTTATGCAGATTTAGGATTTTTCAGCTTCATGGTAATGCTTTTTCTATAAACAATTTTTCTATAATGCCAGACTTTTATTAAATATGCATCACAACATCAGGTGCTATGTAACACTCCCAAGGTTCCAATTGATTTTACTGAAATGCTTGATATAGTAGAAACATTTTTATCTCTCTCCTAGGTTAATGAGATTTTACTTTTAGTGCATGAATAAACATATTTAATTGATCATTATATGTGATAGAACTATATTTAGGAGCACTTAGTgaacataaaatgtaaaacaaaagtagaaaaacatAGATACAGTGGTTGATAAAAATGTAGTTATAGATGAGATTAGAGGACAATTGACATTATGGCCTATGCATTTTTCCacaggaaaatacattttaagtaacAGCAGTGACAAAATTACCACCATAGAGAAGCTTTATACCAGCTGAAGATAAACCACAGAGACTTCAGTTTCATTCCCTAGGCTGCTACATTTATGCTTTTCTTGGTGTGACTGACCTTGTCCTCTACTGATGcaaatccaaattttaaaaaagcgtTAATGAATTTCATCACAGCTGCGAAAATGTTCCTGTGGGGAACTTCACAGTACCAGTTGATAAGTAAGGTTTGGAATGTGAAAAACATTACTGAAATATAAGGACATGCCATAATTCTTACAGAGCTGAGAATGCCCTGAATCCAGTATCATTTCAATGTCTATATGAAAGTTCAAAGATTACTTTCTATGACatgagaaacatttattttagagTTGTAAGGGACTTAAAAATAACATGTATTTCACATGTATTCTTCACAGATTAAATGGATTGATTAAATGACTTTAgctattttttaaagtcataatATCTACTTTTTGTTAAGGTAGATTCCAAGTAATTTATCCCGTATAGTAGATAAAAAAGTATTTGAGCATTTTTGTCCTACATAAATAGCAAGATTGTTTATCTTAAGGCCTAATCTCAACATTCCCTGTGATGACATTATGAGATAGGTATTAGATAAAACATTTGAGGTTCAGAATTATTTAAGCATCAAGAAGATAAttgaaggtctttttttttcttttcttaacataatttttattgatttttttggggggaatttcacatcatgaaccccAATCTCactcatttcctgtttcttccatATCCACTCTCCTTTTATAACCTTCCctccaaaagaaaatgaacaataaaatggaaataaaaaacaaacatcttGCCAATCCCTCTGGGTAATGGTCTGGTTCTCTATCAATCTCAGCCTGaagaaggtcttttttttttgttgttgttttttggttttttttttttttttttttggtttttcgagggtAATGGTCTGGTTCTCTATCAATCTCAGCCTGaagaaggtcttttttttttgttgttgttggtttttttttttttttttttggttttttgagacaggggggATCTCTGAagaaggtctttttaaaaaataaatttattcgtTTTCTCACTCCCCGGCCATCTTGGTGGCTGGTCTTGGTTGGGGGCCGTCCTGCacctaaggcaggaagatggtggctgcaaagcaaatgaaaaagtctctggagaaaccctgtctcgaaaaaaccaaaaaaaaaaaaaatgtctctggaGTCGATCaactctcagctccagcttgttaagaaaagtgggaagtacgTGCTGGGATACAAACAGACTCAGAAGATGATCAGACAGGGCAAAGCGAAATTGGTGATCCTCGCCAACAACTGCCCCGCCTTGAGGAACTCTGAAATAGAGTACTATGCCATGTTGACTAAAACTGGTGTCCATCACTACAGTGGCAATAACATTGAATTGGGCACAACGTGTGGAAAATACTACAGAGTATGCACACTGGCCATCATTGACCCAGGTGATTCTGACATTATTAGAAGCATGCTAGAACAGACTGGTGAAAAGTAAACCAGGgaagttttcctttaataaaactttatgagaacttaaaaaaaaatcattatatacATTTGAGAGTTGCAGCAAGATGTTATGGAATCCAAATAGTAAAAGAGTTTCTAGACTAAAGCAAATTAATATGCGTACTATCTCACATTGTCTAGCCACATTTTGTGTGTGGCAAGACTTGCTAAGTTCTAATTACTCTCTAGTGTAGTAAAATAGTTTTGTCAACTATACTCCTTATGTTTTAGGTTTTATGCTATTTTGTATACTTTGGGCTTTCATAtcttattaataatatataaaatgattcCATTATCACATTTTTATACACAATTTCTTTTAACATAGGCACTCTTCCATTGTGTCTCTCCTAAAGCAATTGCTGTTCCCCTTCATTCTTTAATTAATTcctcttctattttccttttcaaaatatgtttagatttgtttattttatgtgtgcatctgtgttttgCTTACAAGTATGTGCACCACATTAGTTCaaagcctgtggaggtcagaaaagggcatggtATTTCCTGGAACTTGAGTAACTGCTGATTAtaagtcatcatgtgggtgcttttaatcactgaaccatcactccatctccctccctctattttcatgtctttttttccaCTGTGACATAATTAGCTTCATTCGGGTTGTATTTGAAAGTATTGGTAACTTACCTGGgctaagtcattgaagaaaatcTGTCTTTATCCTCCAGCAATCTGTCTTTACCCCTAAATCCCGAAGAAGGGGCAGAGCCTCACAAACCCCTTCCACTTTTATCCAATATTTGCCTACCTATACATCTTCAGGGAGGAGAGTGGTGCTTCATGAGCCTCATCCCCAATTAGCAAATGCTGACATGCCTAACCTTCTGCAGGTGTTCTTTAGGTAATCAGATCTGTTATACTCTAAAGATAGCATTCCACAGTACTTCACACTTCATCTGGTTCCTACTTTCGTCTCCCCTTCTTCTGAAAGGTTCATGGGCCTCCACTATAACTGTGCATTCAGTCGTCATTTTTAGCAGTCCAACCAGATAGGAGATTCTGCAATAAGGGCCACCCACTTccaaaagaagtttctctgaccaaaGCAAACAGCATTAACATACATTTTAAGAAGTCAttttgacacacacatacacacagtatatttattttgtagtagCAGTAGTCTATTCTCTATGATGGTCTATGACCTTACCAGctatttagtttgctttctattgctgtgataaaataccatgacaagAAGCACCACAAGGAGAAAAAGGTTCATTTGACTCCCATTTCTCAATCACAATCCATCATTAATGGAAGTCATGGCAGAAACTCAAGGTAGGAatctggagacagaaactgaagcagaagtcatggaagaATTTTGTTGATAGGCTTGCTCTTTATGACTTGCTTTGTATGCTTTCTTACACCACCCTGTACCTGCTGGGAGGGGTAGTAaaacccacagtggactgggcctcCTCTCATCAATgattaatcaaaaaataaatgccCCACGAACTTGCTCACAAGCCAATCTgatagaggtattttctcaactgaaattCCCTCTTCCAAGAATACCCCAGCTTGTACCAagctgacaaaacaaacaaaaacatataccTTTCAAATCCAAATcttaaaaccccaaaacaacaacaaaccaaaaactacctcatgtgggaggtgatgtatgatgtaaatatgttttattgccattggttaataaagaagctgctttgggtcagTGGCTttgggccagtggcttaacaAAGTGAAGCCAGGCTGAtcgagatatatatatatagagagagagagtaggaagtGTCAGAGAGAAGACACATAGCtgttgctggagacagatgcaccagaaccttgctggtaagccacagtcatgtggcaatacacagattaatagaaatgggctaatttaagatatgagttagctaaCAAtgtgtttaagctattggccaaagagtattgcaaataatatagtttctgtgtgattatttcatgtctgatcagccaggaatgaatgaacagcTTCCCTCAACAACCACATACTATCACACCAGCCATGAGTTTTTAACTAGGTTTACGGTACCAGATGTGAATTTCCCTCCTGTAGAAGAGGCCTTAAATCCTGTAAATTATTTTGTCTTCTAGTAAGTTGGCATCAGTGGTAATATCTTGTGTGTTGGTCAGGATCCAGAGCTGAATGAGATTTGTGATGTCTATTCTCTCCTTACCAGAATGCACTTTGTGGCACTGTGAGATCaagccaggaggaaggaagattcTATCTCAGATCCACAttggtttttctattttctgtagtCAAAGCATGTAGGGCCTTCAGCTGTAAAGACTTACCATCTACTTCTTATGGACAACTAGCAGCAGTGGCAATAGCTTTTTATAGTTTTGGGAGGTTGGCTCAATAGCTGTCCTTGTTAACAATATATAAGGAGCAAGCCAACTCTCACTTTTTCATTTCATAACCCATGGTTTCTGGAAACTGCTTTATCCATTTGTGCAGGCTACTTCtattcaaagtttaaaaaactattttttaatttagctcATAAAGTATCAGTTTTCCATAAGAACTTTTCATATGAACTTAGTTTTGGTTGACAGTCCCTAAaaaatctcttctttttccccctttattcTGCCTCATCCCCCATTTATACAGTTTGACCTCCATTATTCCTCCTTATCCTTTAATATAACATTTGTTTCTCTAGCCCCTCCCTTAAGGATTCTTTCCCCTTCGGTTCTTGGCCCACTTCTAGTTTCCTGGCTTCTATACGCACTTCTATATATGccacataaatgcacatatataaaagtaAGAATCTAGGATTGCATGTGAGAAAGAatatatgacatttgtctttctgcttgTGGGTTGCCTTACTTATACATTATTTTCAGTTCCAATAATTTACctaaaaatttcatgattttcatctttctttatgaATGAGTAAATCCCATTTTGCATATgtagcatattttctttatctactcaTTAGCTG is a window of Arvicola amphibius chromosome X, mArvAmp1.2, whole genome shotgun sequence DNA encoding:
- the LOC119804137 gene encoding 60S ribosomal protein L30-like codes for the protein KKMSLESINSQLQLVKKSGKYVLGYKQTQKMIRQGKAKLVILANNCPALRNSEIEYYAMLTKTGVHHYSGNNIELGTTCGKYYRVCTLAIIDPGDSDIIRSMLEQTGEK